The sequence below is a genomic window from Cicer arietinum cultivar CDC Frontier isolate Library 1 chromosome 6, Cicar.CDCFrontier_v2.0, whole genome shotgun sequence.
TTATATTAACTGAATTTAGAATAatgaaattagaaagaaaagaaaaaaggttTCGAATTTAGGTTTAGACAGATTAAGAAAACGAATTACAATCATATCCGAATGATTAATCCACTCATTTAAGAGTTTCAGACCAATAAAAGATTGTATCAATATATTCAATTTCTAAATTGTGagtctattcttatttgactataaaattgatcaaacaagcgtaatcaaccATATATAAATTCTATTTCTTTGACTGAATTAAGAATAACAGAAATCGATGTATTATAGTTAACGATCAAACGtcgaaaaattataatttatttaatttagaaatTGAAGAAATTGAATTTAGTCAAACTAATTTTATCAATCCTATAGAGATTTAAATTaagaaaccaaaataaaaatataatcgaataaaaagaaagaaaaaaattaatatgaaaaattaacattataaaataaacctcAAGGTCTTGATGAAgttataaaataatgaattaatatgAGAAATTAGCCTTCTATCGAAAACATTATATATATCCAAAGTTAAGAAAACAAGAAAACATTGAAAACAAGTATCTGACTATCTCTTTAAAGGCTGAGCGAACCctcttaaaaaaaacaaaatatatagtacTTAAATTTGGGCTCTAGAAACAATTGGACTGatactaaaaattattacaaaaagctcaaatcatattgtaacaccctaaattttataataaactattttattagttaagtacgattttaaataattaatttaatgttaaaattattttaaaatatatgatgataaattttctgactaaattttgttatataggtgatttctatgatgtgctagttttataaatattagattacatgagcgatataaataataaatattatattttactctttaatctatattttaaaaaataatagtattttagtttaatatatatttttaagaaaaatattttatgcgattttacgtgtatacgCATATACCCAattagtgtaatattttttgtACATTTGACTtatattaagtatgcacatagttatattttaattatttataactattgtctatttttagttatttttttataaataattatcttgagatagaattgatattgtgtttgatttcgtttatttttatatacttgttatgacattgtgattttatatttattatgatttagtaattaatataaaatattaatgttatatttttattttataattttgactattttctaatatgctgatattattataatgtgagtattttgagaaataagtataattgtgagattattttgaatgtgagagtttcaattattagtaatatgtttttttttatattggttattttaattattgtaatttataaaatattagtaatgtttggaaaactgtgtttgggagaatattaaaaaaagagattacataattattaattttgttatagcaaaataaaaataataatagtaaaacaaaaacataaaaaagggGACAATGAGTTTGACTCATGTGTGAActctaattgttaataaaataaaacaaacaaaaaagggaagggagttggaacTTTAGAAGGGCAGTCATAAAAGCAATGATGAAACACAACATTAACCTATCGTTTCAcatcggtgatcgataactgttccagaaaactttctctctattttcgcccaaattagagtatgttattttattcatttagctagtcaattaaatataattttccagatttttaacaaccccaatttctctcgaAAATATatgacttctccgtttgtagaattcgttattttgcatcgttctccttcaccgtaagtctgatttgagtgaaaccaacgccaaaactaCCGTGTCAAAAgtgactatattatccactgattggttttctggtttatggtaattttccttaactgaatttcgaatttagtttttagagtatcttctcataatttatttttaacgtttacccataaactgtcgagttagatcgattgaaggacaaagagtcaatgaacaaagagTGTTttctcgtggaatcgtatttgtgtatgaaagcgtcgaaataagatAAAGGGTGAGAGATAGTTTGAatttatgagtataatataatgtgagatgaacgggaaaactgtactttccaacgattcatctggggctcactacgtacggcagtagccctttgagtgataaatctataaatgtgaaaatatgaaaattgtgagattaaaatatggaatagaaatatttataaggtgttttTGATTCactttcgttaaatgtgtggtatttgatattagtattatatttgatttcaaatgaatttgatgcatatgtttgattagacgaatttatgtgatgtgataataaaatatggatgcatggtatgatatatgtatGCGGGATGATaatgctgattttttttttatcgataaTAGCGATGTTATAatattgtgatgagtttatataaTGATTAcgattatgtatgattagtgatgttataaaattgtgatgagtctatacgatgattatgattatgtatgattaatgacgttataaaattgtgatgagaaatagtgatgatttataaagatgatgctcttaatggagtagtctaagctaacgaggggagaaaataaatattgagaatttgtgaagtgaatattattttgtcgtcatataggtagggtctgacaagcctaatgatttcggggaagtacaactgaatgagcctgatcgtggcggtctgctgtcgagccttaaggaaAGATTGTTAGACTTTGGAGGTATACgggtggagaattcctaggtgacttagaggtagccctctaaatgtcgggagctaccacacaacacatgtttacctcgactgtcatgtatatgtgtctcgggttgagttgaggggatctatgaagatatgggccaatttgaattgtccatccaccgggatggtggcatagtatcaaacctcctaaccaagtacttcagagttataatggtaccacattgtgaagtagagtctaagctcatgcatagcattgtaTTGCCTTGtaattgttttattgtgattggtGTGTTTTCAAAAGcgataataattttcttagatgatttgatgttatagtgaaatttattgattttccttgagtggttttgactttataatgttatatttttccttgaagaatgtttgtgtaatgatacaatttatttatgattaattgcgtgttcttcttatttatattataatattaacatgatttcaaaactcacctctttcgttgtttgtgtttgattgacTTAGttctgcgtttgcgaaatcgcagttgttacaagttaataagtcttgaagttcaagtttgggaggaaccctgctctgataggtgataccggaaataagggttgtaatttgtattttcttatttaatttgaaacaaatttttgtatgaaaaccttagaagtactagttagtttttagaattaaaccacataattatacttaaatcaaacttatcgagattgcactattttaataaaaaaaattaagtttaaagtgttttattttattttgagaaacgtgatatcctaaattaaaaataaaagatttttgggtttagggtgtcacacatGTAATCTGTAGTTTAGACCTAGTAAATTTGGAATTGAGATTTTATGTCAACATCAAGGTTATAACtatgatttttagctttccaacatCTGCTCAAGTTATGGCATGCAGAGCGAGCAAAGAGCAATATGCAAATAAACATGTTTAAAAACTCAATTACAACCAAAAGTTTAGAAACCTGCTAAAAAactaatctaagctataaagagctttcaAAATATCACAATACAAAGATAGAAACATGTGTCAAAATACATTGTTCATCATGCATATGatggataatttattttttttttccgctAGGAATGAAAGGTAAATAGTTAGTCTCAtttaaatttagagttgttgaaagagatgatttgacaaatcgattgcataaattGGTCAGAACAAGACTGACATACTTGTAATCGGGATGGAAACTTTCAAGATCAGTCAAACCACTTATGGGCTCTCAAGCGACTATATCATTATCTTTGATTGTGGTAGAAGTCTACACTGCCGTGTCATTGACCTTGATTCGTGATTTTCTAGTTCAACATTTGGAATGTGTGGATTCGAAGTTCCGACAAAAACACTTAAGCTTTCGATTGTGTGTGGCATATGAGGTTTAAATCTCGTCAACAATGATAACAATTTTCTGCgtcaatttattttcttgatgTGTTGTTATCATCCATCAATGGCGATGAGCTCACAATGATGATGATTAGGACGACGAAATGAGGCTCGAGAGTTTGGAAGCTAGGTTCCTTATCCTAGGTGTGTTCAAGGGTACATAAACTTGTGAGTTCAATCATTcaaactaaaccaaacaaattcACATTTTAATCAAACTCATTCATGTTCGAGCCCAATTCGAACCAATCTGCTCAAATTCAATagtatttgatttaattagtATAATTGACATTTTGAATCCGCACATCCGCGAATCCAACTTGCTTGACATAAcatacatattattattattttctattattaagGTATAGACGTTATAATCTAATTGTTGTATTGAATTTGAagatttgttgttaatttagttgttttatgtgttaattattaaGTATTGAACATTGTATTATGATAAAAGTTTGtgattattaaaattttcaaattttaacattttattacattatttaagaattaattaatttttataatatgctAATCTAACACATTCCAACTTATTCATGATAAGGTTGATTTGGTTTaggttttatataaaaattgtggattaaaaacTCAATTCAACCCAAAGAAAAATTGATAGAGTGTACACTCTTACCTTGTTCTATTGGACTTTAACTCATTTTCTCAGTATTGTGGGCTGCACTTTGCTTGGGTACAATATTGATTTTTTCATCTTGGGCTTGTAATGTGAAATAAAGGCCATAATTTTgtattgctttatttttcagCTTTAAGTGTCGTAGTCTATTTTTAAACTGTATTTCTCATATGTTAACTCTGATTGACAAATTTATTAATTCTGAGTGTGAGGGAGAcgattaagaataaaaatagttttcttaggaaaataattttatgttagTAGCTTACAATAATTGattagttataattaaaattaattagacTATTAGTGTTCACTAACCAGTAACcactataaataatagtattattgtatttttattcttatttttttttcttttatatgtaTGATAACTAACAACTTTTTCTTCTCTTTAAAGCTCTAAAGCTTACATATGAGATAATTTACATTTATGTGATCACGTTGTTTCTAATATCATATAAGGCTACTATCGACACACCTACAATTGTCAATAATACACCTTTCTATagttttttcatatattttcttccaaaataattatgttagataatattttctttgtcttaaaatataagtaaattttgattaaaaaaattaagtatgtCCTTAGTTCAATAGACTGCATTTTAACATTacaatcttaatttttttttggtacaaacACATCTTTACTGGagaatctaattatttaatttttcactaataattatttatttaatattacaaGCATTGTTTTATAGTAAACTTTTtggaatgaaaaaaaattattttgagaattaaaaaaataagccattcaatttatttatatttattttatacaatagaataaaataaagatgataTTTTGACAAGTTTGACAAGTGTCATTTAATTAGAGTGTAGGCAAATATAAAGTTTCTGTTTACAgaaataatttagtaattattcttttgtttatattattttgtttctattaatctaatctaattaatttattagttattgAAGAGTACatgaatttaattgatattattattattaaaaataataataacaataataccAATATCagcaatatttttaattaatttattagttattaAAGAGTACatgaatttaattgatattattattattattaaaaataaaaataacaataataccaatatcatcaatatttttattcatgGTCAATTTTATGTGGTTATTTCACGATAAAATCAACGAAATGATTGAAGATTCTTATTTTAAGTTATGAAAAAACTACGTGCTTACACGACAAATGTtgtttacataaatttttttcaataatttataaatatagagacgaaatttattttaccattagatttttgttattgtaaattatttagtTTACGTGTATGAGATTGAATTCacaatttatgaaatttatgGCTTTAATAccaataaaatttattacatagtttctataaaaaaaattatatagattagttagacaaaaatatattatcaatgaaaataataacatttataaaaaatatagattaataaaataatatatttatcaaaatcataaTGTATCCATGTGCGACACACGAGTTACacactaaatatatattaatctaTAAATAGAATTCCAAATTCAATATCatgtttaaataaattcattccAACGAAATTAagtttttcttgaaaaattctaattctaaatttagaaactaattttaattatgagcacaaatttatttaataatggGATGTTTTTATTTAGTACTTGCGTCTAATCAAAACAAATCTCCATCTCAAGTTTATTTATCTCCAAATGGAACGTAAAGTCTCTAAGTATTAATTCTTACTATAAACTTGAGTTGATATACGAGGAGTGAAAATCATCTTGAGTGGAGACGCTTTGATGTTGGTTAGTCCACTTTCTTCAACCATATCAACCAGTTCTCCATTTGGAGCCACTATGTTCAATCCATGCGACAAAGTAGCAAATGTTATTTGAATAAGTTTAAGACCAAACGAGATTCCATGACACATTCTTCTACCCGTGTCAAATGgaatcaattcaaaattttgtcCTTTGATATCGACATCTTTGTGTGTTGTGAAGAATCTCTCTAGTCGAAACTCCAATGAATCAGAATATAACAAATGATCCCGTTGGAGTTTTAAAATGTTGGTTAGGAGATGCATGCCAATGGGTACATCGTATCCACCCACTATACAATCTTCAATGGACTCATGAGGTAGGTTGAGTGGTGCGGGCGGATACAAACGCATTGTTTCCTTGATAATACTCTAACTTCTTCAAATCTGATTCCATTGCCTTCCTTTCTCTAACAATTTGGGTATCTAATTCGTGTATGGCTTTGTGGAGAACTTCACGATTGTTGAAAACTAAAGATAGAGCCCAAGTTAATGTTGACGTTGTAGTGTTTGTGCCAGCTAGAATTAATGACTGCAAAGTATTATAaaactgttttattttttgCCCAGGAATGAGAATATGCTAGGCCGTCCAGGGGCCTATGGTCTGATCTACTTATGGTTTGGCCtgacctgtttaataaaaaggtcaggctcaagctgtttttaaagcctatttatgtaaataggtcaggctcaggcttataaaaaagcctattaggacTGACAGACcggcatatatatattttatatgtatttcattctctattttttcttcttctaatttccattgcactcactccaacaaatatgtatgaaaacaacatattttttataaaaaccgatattatttatttgttactttatattttataaaaaccaatactatttatttgttatctttatatatattattagtatataaatttaaaaaccctaattgtttattattactgaatatgagtttgtttgagaggtaatattccgagttgtttgagaggatttgtttagaggtaatattatgagttgtttgagagataataataagtgcgtttgtttcaataaaaaatttattcttttaaaccaaaaactattttttagggtttaaaaggtatttgtttcatattttttaaaaattattttgttaaaaaaatcatttttttatttaatatatatacatatacacattagtattggtatatggagaatatataaatcgatatgtgtagagcatcatgtagctatatata
It includes:
- the LOC140920642 gene encoding cytochrome P450 82A3-like; the protein is MRLYPPAPLNLPHESIEDCIVGGYDVPIGMHLLTNILKLQRDHLLYSDSLEFRLERFFTTHKDVDIKGQNFELIPFDTGRRMCHGISFGLKLIQITFATLSHGLNIVAPNGELVDMVEESGLTNIKASPLKMIFTPRISTQVYSKN